From Apium graveolens cultivar Ventura chromosome 9, ASM990537v1, whole genome shotgun sequence, the proteins below share one genomic window:
- the LOC141684358 gene encoding uncharacterized protein LOC141684358 isoform X2, producing the protein MEKNVVEMKNEKGYPWKKKKGKEKIEEKGCCDPLVKFGSDVMFIILSFLDARSVALSLLVSRGWFGVASSDRLWSNLTRIMKEDLWDHAWEFHYNMVAPEYFLDLDPYWKGTGQLMRRYFHPDGSQTADANDRIWGGHEACYCVVTSFLDGGQIRDHYVRINRWPQLCVKRKEDWSWEMSNHLYSYSSIKDADKKGGTGPLHPGFRFTA; encoded by the exons ATGGAAAAAAATGTTGTGGAGATGAAAAATGAGAAAGGGTATCCATGGAAAAAGAAAAAAGGTAAAGAAAAGATTGAGGAAAAGGGATGTTGTGATCCTTTGGTTAAATTTGGCTCAGATGTGATGTTTATCATTCTGAGCTTTTTAGACGCACGCAGTGTGGCACTTTCTCTTCTTGTTTCCAGGGGTTGGTTTGGAGTTGCTTCTTCTGATCGCCTTTGGTCTAATCTG ACCCGTATCATGAAGGAGGACCTTTGGGATCATGCCTGGGAGTTTCATTATAACATG GTGGCTCCGGAATATTTTCTTGACCTTGATCCTTACTGGAAGGGTACTGGCCAACTGATGCGCCGCTACTTCCACCCAGATGGGAGTCAAACCGCGGATGCTAACGATAGGATATGGGGTGGCCACGAGGCATGTTATTGCGTTGTTACCAGTTTCTTGGATGGTGGACAGATCAGGGATCACTATGTTAGGATAAATCGATGGCCTCAGCTATGTGTTAAAAGGAAAGAGGACTGGAGCTGGGAAATGTCCAACCACCTTTACTCCTACTCCAGTATCAAGGATGCTGACAAGAAAGGTGGAACAGGTCCCCTTCATCCAGGTTTCAGATTCACTGCTTAG
- the LOC141684358 gene encoding uncharacterized protein LOC141684358 isoform X1, producing MEKNVVEMKNEKGYPWKKKKGKEKIEEKGCCDPLVKFGSDVMFIILSFLDARSVALSLLVSRGWFGVASSDRLWSNLCEKLWVQKAHIPRISQAIGLSKLEAYSLSVMDGKRTRIMKEDLWDHAWEFHYNMVAPEYFLDLDPYWKGTGQLMRRYFHPDGSQTADANDRIWGGHEACYCVVTSFLDGGQIRDHYVRINRWPQLCVKRKEDWSWEMSNHLYSYSSIKDADKKGGTGPLHPGFRFTA from the exons ATGGAAAAAAATGTTGTGGAGATGAAAAATGAGAAAGGGTATCCATGGAAAAAGAAAAAAGGTAAAGAAAAGATTGAGGAAAAGGGATGTTGTGATCCTTTGGTTAAATTTGGCTCAGATGTGATGTTTATCATTCTGAGCTTTTTAGACGCACGCAGTGTGGCACTTTCTCTTCTTGTTTCCAGGGGTTGGTTTGGAGTTGCTTCTTCTGATCGCCTTTGGTCTAATCTG TGTGAGAAGTTATGGGTTCAGAAAGCTCACATTCCTCGCATATCTCAAGCCATAGGGCTATCAAAGTTGGAGGCTTACTCGTTGTCTGTTATGGATGGAAAACGT ACCCGTATCATGAAGGAGGACCTTTGGGATCATGCCTGGGAGTTTCATTATAACATG GTGGCTCCGGAATATTTTCTTGACCTTGATCCTTACTGGAAGGGTACTGGCCAACTGATGCGCCGCTACTTCCACCCAGATGGGAGTCAAACCGCGGATGCTAACGATAGGATATGGGGTGGCCACGAGGCATGTTATTGCGTTGTTACCAGTTTCTTGGATGGTGGACAGATCAGGGATCACTATGTTAGGATAAATCGATGGCCTCAGCTATGTGTTAAAAGGAAAGAGGACTGGAGCTGGGAAATGTCCAACCACCTTTACTCCTACTCCAGTATCAAGGATGCTGACAAGAAAGGTGGAACAGGTCCCCTTCATCCAGGTTTCAGATTCACTGCTTAG